The Lysinibacillus timonensis nucleotide sequence GTTGAGTGTCTTTATTAATAATTTCAATAATATTAGAACTGTCTTTAATAATCTCTACTTGATTATCAGCACCAATTACCAGTTCTTGAGCAGTTGTAGAAATATGTTCACTCGCACTTGTGCTTTGTTCAGCACTTGCACTTAGCTCTTCTGATGCTGCTGCAACTTGTTCAGATGTATCTCCGACTGTTCTTAAAATATTATTTACACCTTCGACCATCGTATTAAAGGATTGATTTAGTAAACCAATTTCATCTTTTGATTGATAGTCACCTCGAACAGTAAAATCACCGTTTTCAACCTTGCTTAACAACTCTTGAATATTATTGATTGGTCGTGTAATAAGACGAGCGATTAATATTCCGATACTAATTGTAATCATCAATGCTAAAATTAGTGTGAAAGTTACTATATTTGTTGCTTGAGCAGCGGTATTTAGTGCTTCATCAAAGGCACGCGCCGATTCTGAAGTATTTGTACTTTTGACACTTGTGAAGAGATCATTTAACTCCGTTCGGATTGGCTCTAATTCATTTTGAAATACTTCGTATGCTTCCTCATTTTTATTTTCCAATGCTAGATCTCTAACCTTATATCGTGAAACGGTTAAGTCCTCATTTAGAGAAATCATTGTTTCAAGCTGTTCTTCTATTTCACTAGATAATGTCATTTCTTCTAGTTGAGCAAAGAAGGTAAGAGATTGTTCGGTATTTGATTCTATACGTTCGTTAAGTTGTGTATTACGTTCATTGTCTTCAGTAATCATAAGTTCCAAAAGATAAGCATTAATAGCTCGGTTATTAATACTAATTTCATTAAAAAGTTCACTAGGCTTAAGTTGCTCATTGTAAAGAATATCTGAACTATTTACAGTACTTGATAGACTAGTAAAACTTACAAATCCGATAGTTGCTAAAGATATAGCGAAAAGAACAATTAATAAGATAAGCTTGTGCAAAATCTTTAAATTCTTTAATAATTTCATTTTCATTCTCCTATTTATTTTATTCGTTCATTTTTTATGTAGTTGCCTGTCCTATCACTTGTATTAACAGCAATATAGGTCACATAAAAAATGAAATATTTGATATATATCTTTTATCGCTCGGAAATGTATTAATTTAAGCGGAAGTAATAAAAAAATATAAATATTTAATATATAACCTAGCATTATTATCCAATAAATATAAATAATGGATATAAATATAGTTTTATAATAATAGTATATAGAAATATATAGTAAAAAAGGATTATAAAGGGTTGATTGAGAATGGATAAGGGGGGACTGACACAGATTTTTATAATAAAAAACAGTAGCACAAACCTAATGCTAAGTTTGTCCTACTGTTGTTAATCAATTAAATTTTAAACTGTTTAATAAGTGATTGGAGATCTTCTGCTAATTTTGCAAGGGATTGTGAGGATGCAGTGATTTCTTCCATCGATGCAAGTTGTTCCTCTGTTGCTGCTGTTACGGATTGTGTGCTAGCTGCAGTTTCAGTCGCCACTTCACTAACATCGACAATTGAGCTATTTACGTGGTTCATGCCAGTTAGCAAATGATGAATGTTTTCTTTAATATTTTCAATTTGCGGTACGGCATCCGTAATCACGGACTCAATTTGACTAAATGTATTACCTGCAACTTGAACAACAGAAATTCCTTGTTTTACTTCACCAGTCGCATTATTCACAGTCTGCATTGTCTGGTCGGTGTCTTGTTGGATTGCTGCAACTAACTGACTAATTTGTTGAGCCGAATGAGCAGACTCTTCTGCAAGTTTTCGAACTTCATCTGCTACAACGGCAAAGCCTTTTCCATGTTCACCTGCTCTTGCTGCTTCAATAGCCGCATTTAAGGCAAGTAGATTTGTTTGCGCTGCAATACCTGTAATGACCTCAATGATTTGTCCAATTTCTTTTGAACGGTTTGATAGTTCTGTAAATGAATCTACTAAAGATGTGACCGTCCCATCAATGAATTCCATCTGTGTATTGACTTCGCTAATTACTTTTCTTCCTTCAGAAGATAATCGAGATGCTTCATTTACCGTATTCGCAACGATGTCTGTATTACTTACAATTTGTTGTGTACCATGATTAATTTTTTCTATGAGAGTTGTACTTTCTTTAATAATCTCTACTTGATTTTCAGCTCCAACAACTAGTTCTTGAGTCGTTGCAGAAATATGTTCGCTAGCTCTTGTACTTTGTTCGGCACTTGCACTAAGTTGTTCAGAAGAGGCTGCAACTTGTTCAGAAGTGTTACCAACTGTACCGATAACCGTATTCACGCTCTCGACCATTTGGTTAAACGAATTATTTAATATACCAATCTCATCTTTAGATTGGTAGTCTCCTCTAACTGTAAGATCACCATTGGCTACTTGACCTAATAAATGTTGAATCTTCTTAATAGGGCGTGTAATAAGTCTTGAAATGAATAATCCTAGACCGATTGAAATTAGTAAAGCTAAGATGATCGTAGTAAGTATGGTGCTATTAGCGTGGTTAGCCGTTGCTACTGCTTCATCGTAGGCTTTCTGTGCTTCGGTCGTATTTAGCCCTTCAATTATGTCCAAAATCTCAACCATTTGTTCGCGTTTTGGCTCTAATTCGTTTTGGAAAACGATGTAAGCATCGTCATTTTGATTTATTAACGCTAAATCTCTAACTATATCTCTTAGAACATTTAACTCTTCATTTATTGTACCCAATGTTTGCAGTTGTGTTTTGATTTCACTAGATAGCGCCATGGAATTTAGTTCATCTAATAATGAAACAATTTCTTCCTGGTCCTCATCTAAATCTTCACTTAAAAATTCATTGCGCTCGATATCTGTCGTCACCATTAGCTCTAATAACCCAGCAGTAATACCGCGACTATTGACACTAATTGAATTTATTAATTGACTAGGTATTAATTGGTCTTTGTAAATGGTGTTTGAACTTTTCACGGTGCTTGAAAGACTAGATAAACTGATGAATCCTATAATGATAACTGATACTGTAAATAATGCGATTAAGAGTATCAGCTTTTGTAATACTTTCAAATTTTTTAAAAACTTCATAGTTTCCTCCCCAGGTGCTTAGTTTCGTTTGTCCTATTTTTTTTCGGGTTCAACCTGACAAAATAATAAGAATACTACTTATTTATCGGAGTAATTGTATACATTTTTAGTATTTTTTTCTATTCATGGGAGGGTAAACGGTATTATTTTATTGTATAGTTAAAGTAGATTCGAAAAATGTAGTATTTCTAAATGGGGGAAGTCATCATTGAAGAATAAGAAAATTTGGGGTGTACTATTCGCCACAGGGTTATTACTCTTATCTAAATTTAAATTCGTATTAGTTATCTTAAAAGTATTGAAGTTACAAACGCTCATTAGTATGGCGATCTATTTATGGACGTATGCTCTTCTATACGGTTGGAAGTTTGCAACTGCTTTTGTTTATTTAATATTCGTTCATGAGATGGGACATACATACGCTGCCCGGAGGCTTAAGTTACCTGTAAGTCCTGCGATTTTTATCCCGTTTGTAGGAGCGGCGATTGCCATGAAGGAAATGCCGAAAAGCGCTAAGGATGAAGCCTATTTAGCCTATATGGGCCCGGTTTTTGGACTGCTCGCCTTTTTGCCAGCGTTTCCATTGTATTTTTATAGTGAAGACCCGTTTTGGGCGCTAGTAATCTTCTTAGGTGGGTTACTAAATTTAACGAATTTAATTCCGATTACTCCTTTGGACGGTGGAAGGATTGCAGCTGGGATTAGTACGAAATTATGGGCATTAGGGTTAATGATATTACTAGGCTATTCCATTTATTACTCTAGTGTATTATGGTTTATTGTTACGATTGTTGGAGCAATACAGTGGTATAAAATATACAAGCAGCAAAAAAATCTTGTGAACGATGAAAAAGAAGTTGCGTCGTATATTGAAATCAACGAGCAGCTTAGAGAACATGTTCAACATGCATCTGTGAGTAACTTTACGTATTATGCAAGATCGTTTAGAGGAAATATAACCAATGAATCGTTGTTAGAGACATTTACTATTTTAGATAATGTTGAAGAATCTGAAACATCTGAAGAGGAAGATCGAAGTCAAATCAACGAATTTCTTTTCCGTTTTAATGAACAGGTTCAGAAGCTGAAACGTGATTACGAACAATCAGCTGCATATTATAAAACAGACAAAAAGACAAAAGTAAAACTGTTTCTGATTTATATGGGTCTAGTTGTCATATTAGCAGCATGTACTTACTATGGAAACACCATCATCATGGAATCTGATGGAATGAGGACGATTATAGAAAACGGATAGAGTTATATTTGAAGAAGGATGTAGCTAATCCATAAAAGATAGGGCACAACTCAAACGTTTGGCGAGATGAGTTGTGCCTTTTGATATGGAATATGCTACGGGATAATGCTTATTGAGGTATGTTCTGCTTAAATACTAGAATTGGCGTATAAATTGAGGATCTAATAACGATACAATCGATTGGTCTTGAATATCGCCTTCAATTTTGATGCCAAACGTTTCTTCAACCTTTACAGGGAGATCGACGTGAATGACATTGTTGTCAGGTGATAATGAAAAACTCTCAATGGCTTTACCATCTGCGACAATGCTAATAGTAAATGAAGAACGATTCGTATATGTATTCTCCTCAGTAGTTGGCGCATAAGAAATGGTCGTTTTGAAACGGTTGATATCTTTCGGTGTGCTAAAAAGGAATCCATCAAAACGGAAATCATTCGAGAAGAACACCTGTTGTCCAATTTCCTCACTATTTTCACCAAAGGTTACCCATAAGGCATCATTGTAGAAGTTCTCATGGTTTGCATCAGGGAACTGTTCTTCATCTCTTTGTGAGTATGTTCGGTAATGGTAATCGGGATTGTAATTACTTTGAATGTTTTCTAGCTTATATTCAGTTTGCACTAGTTGACCATCTGATAATGTTTCTCCTTCTGCTAAGAAAAAACCCATTATGCCAACAGAAAGTGAAAAGAGAATTCGCAGAACGATAATACCGACATTCGTGTAGAGATAATAACGTGCAATTTTATTTCTAATTAACAATGAACCAACTAAATAAATAACGATGAGAGCGATAAAAATAAATATCCTTATAAAATGGTGATCTTTTAAAATACTAAAAAATAAATCAAAAGTTGAAGGGAGTAGCAATAACTTAATTAGAATAAAATTGTAGACTGGTTGCACAATGGTGTACACAAAAATATAAACAGCGAGACCCAGTATAATCATGATGGCTAATATAATGCTAAGGATGGCTGCAGCTATACCAATTACTGTGAAAATTGAGAATCCCCATAGTGCTCCTTTTCCAATATCCTCTGGATCCATAAGGACGCCTGTATCTCCATTACTACCAAAATAAATTTTACTTGGCATATTTTTTCTCCTTTTCGTAGATGTTCGGAATTATATTATCAGATTCATGGTCTATATATAGTTTTTTTGGAAATAGTGAGCATTTTTATTAAGAAAATATATAACATGGGTGTTTATTTAATAGTGAGTAGATAGACATTTGGCACAAAAAAGAAACCAATGTAAGAAGTACACTGGTTTCTGCTATTGTTATAAGCGGAATCACTTATTCATTTGATTGGTTATGAAACCCTTTGAAAGGTAAGTGATCGATACCTAATTCAGCTAATTCTTCTTCAGCTTCGTCGATTAGTGCTTGTGCTTGTTCTTTTGTTTCATCATCGAGATTCGTAAGGAAATCGCCACGAGCCCCTTTATCACCTTTAGCAGGGAAGTCTACGCCAAGTTCAGCAAGTTGAGTTTGAGCTTCCTCTCTAGTGATAGTTCCTGCTTGTTCTTGGTCTAAGATAGCCTGAGCCTGTTCTTTTGTTTCATCATCGAGATTCGCAAGGAAATCGCCACGAGCCCCTTTATCACCTTTAGCAGGGAAGTCTACGCCAAGTTCAGCAAGTTGAGTTTGAGCTTCCTCCCAAGTGATAGTACCTGCTTGTTCTTCAGCTAAGATAGCTTGTACTTGATCCTTTGTTTCGTCATCAAGGTTGGCAAGGAAATCGAGACCACGAGCATCTTTATCTCCTTTCGTAGGGAAATCTACACCAAGGTCTGCAAGTTGCAATTGAGCTTCCTCTCTAGTGATAGTACCTGCTCGTTCTTGGTCTAAGATAGCTTGTGCTTGTTCTTTTGTTTCATCATCGAGATTCGCAAGGAAATCGCCACGAGCCCCTTTATCACCTTTAGCAGGGAAGTCTACGCCAATATCAGCAAGTTGAGTTTGAGCTTCCTCTTTTGTGATTGTACCTGCTTTTTCTTCATCTAAGATTGCTTGGGCTTGCACTTTTGTTTCGTCATCAAGGTTTGCTAGGAACTCTCCACCACGAGTACCTTTAGTGGGAAGCTCCACACCAAGTTCAGTTAAATTAGTATTTAATTCTTCCATAATTGCTTGTACTTTTTGTTTTGTTTCATCATCAAGAGATGCTTTCACATTGAACGCTTGTTCCGTAACTGTAGTTGAATTTGATGTCGTTTCTGTTGCTGCAAATGCTGGAATCGTAGCACTTCCTAAAACCCCTAATGATAAAGCCCCAGTCATCACGTAACCAAATAATTTATTTTTTTTCATTTTTAATTTCCTCCTTCATTTTTTCCAAATTGAAATTTATTGTTCCTTTGAACAATGATTACTTTACGCCCAGAAAGTGAAAAAACGGTGAAAAGGAAAATGAATTCAAACATTTTTTCTGAAGGGTAGAATTTTTTTATTTTGAAAGATTCCGTGAGTACGCCAGAAGGAGAACTTACTTATTTATAGATAGTGAAAAGTTTAGATGCTGTGTTGAATGCATTAATACGTAATCACTAAAGAAACATTCCAAATACTTATCGAATGCCAACTTTTCACCATTTTTTCACCAAAAGCTTATAAATTGGAATCATCTAAAAGGAAAGGAGATACATGAATGAAGTCAAATCTAGCAAAAGTTATTCTAGGAGCTACACTTACTTCTATGTTATTAGGGGTCTGCCTTCTTTTAGATGGTAGAAATCGTGTTTTAGCTGCTGGAATGCATGGGCATGGTCCTGAAGGGATGTTCTTAAAAGGTGGTCACCCAATAATGTACGAGCCTCATCATGGAGCGTTTCCTTGGTTAGGAGTAGTCGTATTTTTCATTGTGGGCATTGCGATTCTCGTACTGTTTTTTAAATCTCTTAAAAAGAAAGATACAACTTCCTCAATGGAACAATTCATTCAAACCAATTTAGTAACTTCCACTAGTACGTTGAAAAGTCAGAAGGAAGATTTATTAGACCAATGGGAAAA carries:
- a CDS encoding methyl-accepting chemotaxis protein; this encodes MKFLKNLKVLQKLILLIALFTVSVIIIGFISLSSLSSTVKSSNTIYKDQLIPSQLINSISVNSRGITAGLLELMVTTDIERNEFLSEDLDEDQEEIVSLLDELNSMALSSEIKTQLQTLGTINEELNVLRDIVRDLALINQNDDAYIVFQNELEPKREQMVEILDIIEGLNTTEAQKAYDEAVATANHANSTILTTIILALLISIGLGLFISRLITRPIKKIQHLLGQVANGDLTVRGDYQSKDEIGILNNSFNQMVESVNTVIGTVGNTSEQVAASSEQLSASAEQSTRASEHISATTQELVVGAENQVEIIKESTTLIEKINHGTQQIVSNTDIVANTVNEASRLSSEGRKVISEVNTQMEFIDGTVTSLVDSFTELSNRSKEIGQIIEVITGIAAQTNLLALNAAIEAARAGEHGKGFAVVADEVRKLAEESAHSAQQISQLVAAIQQDTDQTMQTVNNATGEVKQGISVVQVAGNTFSQIESVITDAVPQIENIKENIHHLLTGMNHVNSSIVDVSEVATETAASTQSVTAATEEQLASMEEITASSQSLAKLAEDLQSLIKQFKI
- a CDS encoding site-2 protease family protein; this encodes MKNKKIWGVLFATGLLLLSKFKFVLVILKVLKLQTLISMAIYLWTYALLYGWKFATAFVYLIFVHEMGHTYAARRLKLPVSPAIFIPFVGAAIAMKEMPKSAKDEAYLAYMGPVFGLLAFLPAFPLYFYSEDPFWALVIFLGGLLNLTNLIPITPLDGGRIAAGISTKLWALGLMILLGYSIYYSSVLWFIVTIVGAIQWYKIYKQQKNLVNDEKEVASYIEINEQLREHVQHASVSNFTYYARSFRGNITNESLLETFTILDNVEESETSEEEDRSQINEFLFRFNEQVQKLKRDYEQSAAYYKTDKKTKVKLFLIYMGLVVILAACTYYGNTIIMESDGMRTIIENG
- a CDS encoding methyl-accepting chemotaxis protein encodes the protein MKLLKNLKILHKLILLIVLFAISLATIGFVSFTSLSSTVNSSDILYNEQLKPSELFNEISINNRAINAYLLELMITEDNERNTQLNERIESNTEQSLTFFAQLEEMTLSSEIEEQLETMISLNEDLTVSRYKVRDLALENKNEEAYEVFQNELEPIRTELNDLFTSVKSTNTSESARAFDEALNTAAQATNIVTFTLILALMITISIGILIARLITRPINNIQELLSKVENGDFTVRGDYQSKDEIGLLNQSFNTMVEGVNNILRTVGDTSEQVAAASEELSASAEQSTSASEHISTTAQELVIGADNQVEIIKDSSNIIEIINKDTQQIFNNTEKVSRTVNQASQLSSEGRKVINEVNNQMEYIDRTVTSLVDSFSELSSRSREIGQIIEVITGIAAQTNLLALNAAIEAARAGEHGKGFAVVADEVRKLAEESAHSAQQIYHLVSAIQKDTDQTMQMVNDATGEVKQGMTVVNVAGNTFSEIETVITDVVPQIEDIKELVQKLVTGTNQVNQSISEVNDVAQETAAGTQSVTAATEEQLASMQEIASSSQALASLAEDLQLLIRQFKF